From a region of the Marmota flaviventris isolate mMarFla1 chromosome 13, mMarFla1.hap1, whole genome shotgun sequence genome:
- the Kcnv2 gene encoding potassium voltage-gated channel subfamily V member 2 — MLKQTNKRRRSWSYKPWSTLESEDPPSTGTNQHRRSICSTGARSGSHGSIMPWTEVRYNYYIEEDDSGGEEEEEWKDNLAKEDQQPGEITTAQLDGHTDTPAQLSMLNVNVGGHSYQLDYCELASYPKTRLGRLVTSTTRSRQLGLCDDYEAKTEEYFFDRDPDVFQLVYNFYTSGVLLVRDELCPQNFLEELGYWGVRLKYTPRCCRICFEERREELSEQLKIQRELRAQAQAEEAEELFRDMRFCGAQRRRLWNFMEKPFSSVAAKVMGVASNLFVLISVVTLTLNTVEEMQQQAEEGTGGDPGPILEHLEMLCVAFFTLEYLLRLISTPDLRRFARSALNLVDLVAILPLYLQLLLEGFTEEVQGYSKGSTHDQDLETVGRVGKVGQVLRIMRLMRIFRILKLARHSTGLRAFGFTLLQCYQQVGCLLLFITLGIFTFSAAVYSVEHDVPGTNFTSILQAWWWAAVSLSTVGYGDMCPETHLGRLFAFLCIAFGIILNGMPISILYNKFSDYYSKLKAYEYTAIRRERGNVDFIQRAKKKMAECLARSNT; from the exons ATGCTGAAACAAACTAACAAGAGGAGAAGGTCTTGGAGCTACAAACCCTGGAGTACTCTGGAGAGTGAGGACCCTCCAAGCACAGGTACCAACCAACACCGCAGGAGCATCTGCTCCACAGGGGCTCGTTCAGGCTCCCACGGCAGCATCATGCCATGGACCGAGGTGAGATATAACTACTATATCGAGGAGGACGATAGTGgcggagaggaggaggaagagtggaAGGACAACCTTGCCAAGGAGGACCAGCAGCCAGGGGAGATCACCACTGCACAGCTGGATGGCCATACAGACACTCCAGCCCAGTTGTCCATGCTGAACGTGAATGTTGGAGGCCACAGCTACCAGTTAGATTACTGCGAATTGGCCAGCTACCCCAAAACACGCCTGGGCCGCCTTGTCACCTCCACGACCCGCAGCCGCCAGCTGGGCCTGTGTGATGACTATGAGGCAAAGACGGAAGAATACTTCTTCGATCGTGATCCAGATGTCTTCCAGCTCGTCTACAATTTCTACACATCAGGGGTTCTGTTAGTGCGAGATGAGCTGTGCCCTCAAAACTTCCTGGAGGAGCTGGGCTATTGGGGCGTGAGGCTCAAGTACACACCACGCTGTTGCCGCATCTGCTTCGAGGAGCGACGCGAGGAACTGAGTGAACAGCTCAAGATCCAACGCGAGCTGCGCGCACAGGCGCAGGCAGAGGAGGCTGAAGAGCTCTTCCGGGACATGCGCTTCTGTGGAGCACAGCGGCGCCGCCTCTGGAACTTCATGGAGAAGCCCTTTTCATCTGTGGCTGCGAAGGTCATGGGGGTGGCCTCCAACCTCTTTGTGCTCATCTCAGTGGTGACACTGACACTCAACACCGTGGAGGAGATGCAGCAGCAGGCAGAGGAGGGCACAGGTGGCGACCCGGGGCCCATCCTGGAGCACCTGGAGATGCTGTGTGTAGCGTTCTTCACTCTTGAGTACCTGCTGCGTCTTATCTCCACACCAGACCTGCGGCGCTTTGCGCGCAGCGCCCTCAACCTCGTGGACCTGGTGGCCATACTGCCGCTTTACCTGCAGCTGCTGCTCGAGGGCTTCACTGAGGAGGTTCAGGGGTACAGCAAGGGCTCAACACATGATCAAGACCTAGAGACGGTGGGCCGTGTGGGCAAGGTGGGCCAGGTATTGCGCATCATGCGCCTCATGCGTATCTTCCGCATCCTTAAGCTAGCTCGCCACTCCACGGGACTGCGTGCCTTTGGCTTCACGTTGCTCCAGTGCTACCAGCAGGTGGGCTGCCTCCTGCTCTTTATCACCTTGGGCATTTTTACCTTCTCTGCAGCTGTCTACTCCGTGGAGCATGACGTGCCTGGCACCAACTTCACCAGCATCCTTCAAGCCTGGTGGTGGGCCGCG GTGAGCCTCTCCACTGTGGGCTATGGAGACATGTGCCCAGAGACCCATCTAGGCAGGCTCTTTGCCTTCCTCTGCATTGCTTTTGGAATCATTCTCAATGGGATGCCCATTTCCATCCTCTACAACAAGTTCTCTGACTACTATAGCAAGCTCAAAGCTTATGAATATACTGCCATACGTAGGGAGAGAGGAAACGTGGATTTCATACAGAGAGCCAAAAAGAAGATGGCTGAGTGTCTGGCTAGAAGCAACACATAG